The following are from one region of the Francisella opportunistica genome:
- a CDS encoding arsenate reductase family protein, whose amino-acid sequence MIKVFGINNCTSVRNALKFFEEKGKKVEYVDLKKEKPTWQEMQKIKQIGNFETIDLFNSNGKLFAKMGLKEKFASLAEEEAFKLLVTDALLFKRPLVVDGNYVRTGWNKKEYEQKWG is encoded by the coding sequence ATGATAAAGGTATTTGGGATAAATAATTGTACTAGTGTTAGAAATGCACTTAAATTCTTTGAAGAAAAGGGTAAAAAAGTTGAGTATGTCGATCTTAAGAAAGAAAAGCCAACTTGGCAAGAAATGCAAAAGATAAAGCAAATTGGTAATTTTGAGACTATTGATCTATTTAATTCAAATGGTAAGCTTTTTGCAAAAATGGGACTCAAAGAGAAATTTGCTAGTTTAGCAGAAGAAGAAGCATTTAAATTATTAGTTACTGATGCATTATTGTTTAAAAGACCTCTAGTGGTAGATGGTAACTATGTTCGAACTGGATGGAATAAAAAAGAATATGAACAAAAGTGGGGTTAA
- a CDS encoding NUDIX hydrolase N-terminal domain-containing protein: MKDKIFEFIKKVQAIAHTGVVYSKCPYALDNYHELLELSSKMLHQYIKSDVQPYDIYRDMCYPTPQPGVRVVIFKDNKLMMAEDADTPNEWTIPGGWCDIDLSPVETCVKEVKEETGYDIKVVKFLALMDRNKYTQSEIYNVYSLVFLAEIIGGKNNPNFEVNKVDFFDIDKLPKLSHKLTKTELEIILEAYKQDTIYFE; encoded by the coding sequence ATGAAAGATAAAATATTTGAATTTATAAAGAAAGTCCAAGCAATAGCTCATACAGGGGTTGTTTATTCAAAGTGTCCATATGCTTTAGATAATTATCATGAGCTTTTAGAGCTTAGTTCAAAAATGCTACATCAATATATCAAATCAGATGTACAGCCTTATGATATTTATAGAGATATGTGTTATCCTACACCGCAACCTGGTGTCAGAGTGGTTATCTTTAAAGACAATAAACTTATGATGGCTGAAGATGCTGATACCCCAAACGAATGGACTATTCCAGGTGGCTGGTGTGATATTGATCTCTCGCCAGTTGAGACATGTGTCAAGGAGGTCAAAGAAGAAACAGGTTATGATATTAAGGTAGTCAAATTTTTAGCCTTGATGGATAGAAATAAGTATACTCAAAGTGAGATATATAATGTTTATAGTTTGGTGTTTCTAGCAGAAATTATTGGCGGTAAAAATAATCCAAATTTCGAAGTTAATAAGGTTGATTTTTTTGACATTGATAAGTTACCAAAACTATCACATAAGCTTACAAAAACAGAGCTTGAAATTATTTTAGAAGCATATAAGCAAGATACAATATATTTTGAATAG
- a CDS encoding fumarate hydratase: MAVIKSEDLINSVAEALQYISYYHPKDFIDAMYEAYQREESKPAKDAMAQILINSRMSAIGKRPICQDTGMVCAFVKVGMDVKLDKTDRTITELVNEGVRRGYNDPHNPLRASMVFPPHGARKNTKDNTPAIVHIDLVHGDKIEVDIAAKGGGSEFKSKFKVLNPSDSIIDWVEEMLPNMGAGWCPPGIIGIGIGGTAEKAMLLAKESLSEEINIQDIIKNGPQNDTEQLRLDIYNRVNALGIGAQGLGGLTTVLDVKIKEYPTHAACKPVALIPNCAATRHVHFVLDGCGAVDLPAPKIGDWPVIEQTQNDDVKRINLDTVTREEIQSLRSGDNVLISGKILTGRDAAHKRLQDMYNAGEDFPVSLKDRFIYYVGPVDPVGDEVVGPAGPTTATRMDKFTPFMLEKAGIMGMIGKSERGQATIDSIKKNKAIYFMGVGGAAYLISKSIKKAEVVAFEDLGMEAIYEFEVEDMPVTVAVDSLGVSAHQQGPKLWKAKITKINKG, from the coding sequence ATGGCTGTTATTAAGAGCGAGGATCTAATAAATAGTGTTGCAGAAGCATTGCAATACATATCTTACTATCATCCAAAAGATTTTATCGATGCGATGTATGAGGCATATCAGCGTGAAGAGTCAAAACCAGCAAAAGATGCGATGGCGCAAATTCTAATAAACTCAAGAATGTCAGCAATCGGTAAGCGTCCAATTTGTCAAGATACTGGGATGGTGTGTGCTTTTGTCAAAGTAGGGATGGATGTCAAGCTTGATAAAACTGATAGAACAATTACAGAACTTGTTAATGAAGGCGTACGTCGTGGTTATAATGACCCACATAATCCGTTAAGAGCATCTATGGTTTTCCCTCCGCATGGAGCTAGAAAGAATACCAAAGACAATACTCCAGCAATCGTGCATATTGATTTGGTTCATGGTGATAAAATTGAGGTTGATATCGCGGCAAAAGGTGGCGGTTCTGAATTTAAATCTAAATTTAAGGTGCTAAATCCTAGTGACAGTATTATTGATTGGGTTGAAGAGATGCTGCCTAATATGGGTGCTGGCTGGTGCCCACCTGGTATTATTGGCATCGGAATCGGCGGCACTGCTGAAAAGGCAATGCTTTTGGCTAAAGAATCCCTTAGTGAAGAGATTAATATCCAAGATATTATCAAAAATGGTCCACAAAATGACACAGAACAGCTAAGGCTAGATATTTATAATCGTGTTAATGCTTTAGGTATTGGTGCCCAAGGTCTAGGTGGTTTAACAACTGTTTTAGATGTTAAGATTAAAGAATACCCAACACATGCTGCATGTAAACCGGTTGCTTTGATTCCTAACTGTGCTGCTACTCGACATGTTCATTTTGTTTTAGATGGTTGTGGGGCTGTTGATTTACCCGCACCTAAGATAGGTGATTGGCCAGTGATCGAGCAAACACAAAATGATGATGTTAAGAGAATAAACCTTGATACAGTTACTAGGGAAGAAATTCAGTCATTAAGGTCAGGGGATAATGTCTTAATTAGTGGTAAGATTCTAACTGGTCGTGATGCTGCACATAAGCGTTTACAAGATATGTATAACGCCGGGGAAGATTTTCCTGTGAGCTTAAAAGATAGGTTTATCTACTATGTTGGCCCTGTAGATCCAGTTGGTGATGAAGTTGTCGGTCCAGCTGGCCCGACTACTGCTACACGTATGGATAAATTTACGCCATTTATGTTAGAGAAAGCCGGGATTATGGGTATGATAGGTAAGTCAGAGCGCGGTCAGGCAACTATTGACTCAATCAAAAAAAATAAAGCTATCTATTTTATGGGTGTAGGTGGAGCTGCTTATCTGATATCTAAATCTATCAAAAAAGCTGAGGTTGTTGCTTTTGAAGACCTTGGTATGGAAGCAATTTATGAATTTGAGGTTGAAGATATGCCAGTAACAGTTGCTGTTGACTCACTTGGGGTATCGGCTCATCAGCAGGGTCCTAAACTTTGGAAAGCAAAAATTACTAAGATAAACAAAGGCTAA
- a CDS encoding sulfite exporter TauE/SafE family protein translates to MYLLIIFLIVLLTALCSLYMLYKLVTGHDQYPLQKLSQKIALAFTGIISFTADTIGVGSFAINIAIAKTLKLVKDNELPGFVNGAQVIPGAIEAVFFLGALHVDFITLIVLVIGATLGGFIGGIFASKINISTIRLIMIVAFILMFFLLIGKLLEILPIGGSLVKLTGYKLILGFIGMFVAGFLVCFGVGLFALVQAILFLLGMSPVVAFPIMTTAGAIQQPVTTFAFLINNTVPIKKVLIVSCFGVVGIFIGFNIVTTLSVNQLQWLLVIVITYNVVSLTRSFIKTEQP, encoded by the coding sequence ATGTACTTGCTAATAATATTCTTAATTGTACTGCTGACAGCATTATGCTCATTGTATATGCTATATAAGTTAGTAACAGGTCATGATCAGTATCCATTGCAAAAGCTTTCACAAAAGATTGCTTTAGCATTTACTGGGATTATATCTTTTACAGCTGATACTATCGGTGTTGGAAGCTTTGCAATAAACATTGCTATCGCAAAAACTTTAAAGTTGGTTAAAGATAATGAGCTTCCAGGCTTTGTTAATGGTGCCCAAGTTATTCCAGGAGCTATAGAGGCAGTGTTTTTTCTTGGTGCGTTACATGTGGATTTTATAACTTTGATAGTCTTAGTTATAGGCGCGACACTAGGTGGCTTTATTGGGGGAATATTTGCTTCAAAAATAAACATATCAACAATTAGGTTAATAATGATTGTTGCGTTTATTTTGATGTTTTTTTTATTAATTGGTAAGCTGCTAGAGATTTTACCTATAGGTGGTTCTTTAGTAAAGTTAACTGGCTACAAACTTATATTAGGGTTTATCGGGATGTTTGTTGCTGGTTTTCTGGTTTGCTTTGGCGTTGGATTATTTGCCTTAGTTCAAGCGATACTTTTTTTACTTGGAATGTCTCCAGTGGTGGCTTTCCCAATCATGACTACGGCAGGGGCAATACAGCAACCTGTGACAACTTTTGCTTTTTTAATTAACAATACAGTACCGATTAAAAAAGTTCTGATAGTTAGTTGCTTCGGTGTAGTTGGAATTTTTATTGGCTTTAACATCGTGACAACGCTTTCTGTAAATCAGCTACAGTGGTTATTAGTGATTGTGATTACATATAATGTAGTAAGCCTAACTAGATCTTTTATCAAAACAGAGCAGCCTTAA
- a CDS encoding ATP-dependent DNA helicase RecG codes for MKFIDFSGVGEATVKALAKYNLHSLSDLLTVFPKEYKDTRFITPISSLVADKKSLIQGRVTNLTYKKIGKKFLRFIVSDSTGFCSVVLFKFYPSQITMLEKADYVRCYGKVELSLNPQMIHPEWAVVKDGECVLKQRFSAVYRLKKISDKLITKLVLKQLQDNKVENIIPAQLLRRFNLIRFSDALYYIHALTNSIDEKYINKARFSIKFEEMLAYKLAEQSICKNTIKAHAPQLNLTAPQQNKFYDKLPYQLTSAQQRTIKEILNDIKQPNAMIRLLQGDVGAGKTIVATIAAYAAAESGYQAAIMAPTEILAEQHYIFLSQYLANFDIEVIPLIGKLTAKQTRENLERIKNKRDCVVVGTHAIFQERVEYCSLGLVVVDEQHRFGVEQRLALINKSSSSANKLTPHQLIISATPIPRTLAMTLYGNLKLSILDELPPKRKPIVTIVLNRTKKQKLIEKVKQAVSRGEQVYWVCPLVEESENMDFLQDVKTLYQELLEALGKENVGLVYGSMKSKDKIEEMAAFKAKKYAVLVATTVIEVGVDVPNATIMIIDNAERLGISQLHQLRGRVGRGTKESYCILLYSDRISEVGKKRLSLVRGSQDGFYLAEKDLEIRGAGDILGKEQSGISTFKTFDINEFYDNYDKVLTVANLLEKDYPESVSKLIQRWFDKRVNYVEV; via the coding sequence ATGAAGTTTATTGATTTTAGTGGAGTTGGTGAGGCAACTGTTAAGGCATTAGCTAAATATAACTTACATAGTCTAAGTGATCTTTTAACAGTTTTCCCTAAAGAGTACAAAGATACGCGTTTTATAACTCCTATTAGTTCTCTAGTTGCTGATAAGAAAAGCTTAATTCAAGGACGAGTTACTAATCTGACATATAAAAAAATTGGTAAAAAATTTTTACGCTTTATTGTCAGTGATAGTACAGGTTTCTGTAGTGTGGTGTTGTTTAAATTTTATCCTAGTCAGATAACAATGCTTGAAAAGGCAGATTATGTACGCTGTTATGGCAAGGTTGAGCTATCTTTGAATCCACAAATGATTCATCCGGAATGGGCTGTTGTTAAAGATGGTGAATGTGTTTTGAAACAGAGGTTTTCAGCAGTTTATCGCCTTAAAAAGATTTCTGATAAACTGATCACTAAGCTAGTTTTGAAGCAGTTACAAGATAATAAGGTTGAAAATATTATCCCCGCCCAGCTGTTACGCAGATTTAATTTAATCAGATTTTCTGATGCTTTATATTATATCCATGCTTTGACAAATTCTATTGATGAGAAATACATAAACAAAGCGAGATTTTCTATTAAATTCGAAGAGATGCTTGCCTACAAACTGGCTGAGCAAAGCATTTGTAAAAATACTATAAAAGCGCATGCGCCACAACTGAATTTAACTGCACCACAACAAAATAAATTTTATGATAAGTTACCATATCAACTAACTAGTGCACAACAGCGCACAATCAAAGAAATTCTCAATGATATTAAACAGCCTAATGCGATGATCAGACTTTTACAAGGTGATGTCGGAGCAGGTAAAACTATTGTTGCAACTATAGCGGCATATGCTGCGGCTGAATCTGGTTATCAGGCTGCTATAATGGCACCTACTGAAATTTTAGCTGAACAGCATTATATTTTTCTTTCTCAATATCTAGCTAATTTTGATATAGAGGTCATCCCATTGATAGGTAAATTAACAGCAAAGCAAACTCGAGAAAATTTAGAGAGAATTAAGAATAAAAGAGATTGTGTTGTCGTCGGTACTCATGCGATTTTTCAAGAGCGAGTTGAATATTGCAGTTTAGGCTTAGTAGTTGTAGATGAGCAGCATAGATTTGGTGTTGAGCAGCGTTTAGCATTGATAAATAAATCATCATCAAGCGCTAACAAACTAACGCCACATCAATTAATAATCTCAGCAACACCCATTCCTAGAACTTTAGCGATGACTTTATATGGTAATCTAAAACTCTCGATTTTAGATGAGTTACCACCTAAGCGTAAACCAATAGTTACAATTGTGTTAAATAGGACTAAAAAACAAAAATTGATCGAAAAAGTTAAACAAGCGGTATCACGCGGCGAGCAAGTATATTGGGTATGTCCATTAGTTGAAGAGTCCGAAAATATGGATTTTTTGCAAGATGTCAAAACCTTATATCAAGAATTGCTTGAAGCTTTAGGTAAAGAAAATGTCGGCCTTGTTTATGGTAGTATGAAATCTAAAGATAAAATTGAGGAAATGGCCGCATTTAAGGCTAAAAAATATGCAGTACTTGTAGCAACAACTGTTATAGAAGTTGGTGTAGATGTGCCAAACGCAACTATTATGATAATAGATAATGCTGAAAGGCTTGGTATATCACAACTTCACCAGCTTCGGGGACGGGTAGGTAGAGGTACTAAAGAAAGCTATTGTATCCTGCTTTATAGTGATAGAATTAGCGAGGTTGGCAAAAAGAGATTGTCATTAGTAAGAGGGTCTCAAGATGGTTTTTACTTAGCAGAAAAAGATCTAGAGATTCGTGGTGCTGGCGATATTCTTGGTAAGGAGCAATCAGGAATATCAACCTTTAAAACTTTTGATATCAATGAGTTTTATGATAATTATGATAAAGTTTTAACGGTTGCTAATTTGTTAGAGAAAGACTACCCAGAGTCAGTTAGCAAACTAATTCAACGCTGGTTTGATAAAAGAGTAAATTATGTGGAAGTTTAA